The Anaeromyxobacter sp. Fw109-5 genomic interval AGTCGAACCCGCCCGTTCCACGTACTCCGAAGGCGCGCGACCTCGCGGCCGTGGATCGTGAAGGTTTCCTGCACGGGCCATCCACGATCGACCCCTTTCGAGATCGCCGCCGCGCACGTAGGTTCCCGTCGACGATGACGAACCTCCTCATCCTCGGCGCCACCGGCGTCATCGAAGCCTCGGACCTCGATCACACGATCCTGCGCCCGGGCTGGTTCACGCGGGACGACGAGGTCTCGTACCAGATCACGCAGAAGGGCCAGCCGTTCCTGGGCCACGACGTGTCCCTGAACGGCCTCTCGGCCCTGATCGTGAAGCTGGCGCTCACGCCGCGGATGGAGAGCCGCCACAGCATCGGCGTGAGCCAGGGCTGAACGAAGCACGTGAAGGAGGACGCGATGCTGAAGCGCAAGCTGGGAAGGAGCGAACTCGAGGTCTCGGCCATCGGCCTCGGCTGCATGGGGATGAGCTTCGCCTACGGGACCCCGCCGGACAGGAAGGAGATGATCGCGCTGCTCCGGGCTGCGGTCGATCGCGGCGTCACCTTCTTCGACACGGCGGAGGCGTACGGGCCTTTCACGAACGAGGAGCTGGTCGGCGAGGCGCTCGCGCCCGTCCGCGACCGAGTCGTCATCGCGACCAAGTTCGGGATGAAGCTCGGGACGATCGGAGTGGACAGCCGGCCCGAGCACATCCGCGAGGTCGCCGAGGCGTCGCTACGGCGGCTCGCGGTCGGCACCATCGATCTCCTCTACCAGCACCGGGTCGATCCGGACGTTCCCATCGAGGACGTCGCGGGC includes:
- a CDS encoding NAD(P)H-binding protein yields the protein MTNLLILGATGVIEASDLDHTILRPGWFTRDDEVSYQITQKGQPFLGHDVSLNGLSALIVKLALTPRMESRHSIGVSQG